A genomic region of Desulfotignum phosphitoxidans DSM 13687 contains the following coding sequences:
- a CDS encoding SDR family oxidoreductase, producing MNLLITGAAGFIGSNLVEALLKQNHTVTGLDNFSTGHQRNLDEVQTLVTPAQWANFTFIEGDIRDLPTCTRACAGMDVVLHQAALGSVPRSLADPITTNENNITGFLNILTAARDAGVNRLVYAASSSTYGDHPGLPKKEAVIGSPLSPYAVTKYVNELYADVFARCYGFPSIGLRYFNIFGRRQDPDGAYAAVIPKWIKAMIHNEPVYINGDGETSRDFCYIENAVQANLLAAFTQNPEALNQVYNVAVGERTTLNQLYDTRKTLLVPGHPHLAAAKPEYRDFRPGDVRHSLADITKAGTLMGYAPTHRIGQGLTEAMTWYEEKS from the coding sequence ATGAACCTACTCATCACCGGCGCAGCCGGCTTCATCGGCTCCAACCTGGTCGAAGCCCTGCTCAAACAAAACCATACCGTGACCGGCCTGGACAATTTCTCCACCGGCCACCAGCGCAACCTGGACGAAGTTCAGACCCTGGTCACCCCGGCCCAGTGGGCCAACTTCACCTTCATCGAGGGGGACATCCGGGACCTGCCCACCTGCACCCGTGCCTGCGCCGGCATGGATGTGGTCCTGCACCAGGCGGCCCTGGGCAGCGTGCCCCGGTCCCTGGCCGACCCCATCACCACCAATGAAAACAACATCACCGGGTTCCTCAACATCCTGACCGCAGCCCGGGATGCCGGGGTCAACCGCCTGGTATATGCCGCCTCCAGCTCCACCTATGGGGACCACCCCGGCCTGCCCAAAAAAGAAGCTGTTATCGGCAGCCCCCTGTCCCCCTATGCCGTGACCAAGTATGTCAACGAACTCTACGCCGATGTATTTGCCCGGTGCTACGGGTTCCCCAGCATCGGCCTGCGCTACTTCAACATTTTCGGCCGCCGCCAGGACCCGGACGGGGCCTATGCCGCCGTGATCCCCAAATGGATCAAAGCTATGATCCACAACGAGCCGGTTTACATCAACGGGGACGGCGAGACCAGCCGGGACTTCTGCTACATTGAGAACGCGGTCCAGGCAAACCTCCTGGCCGCCTTCACCCAAAACCCGGAAGCTCTCAATCAGGTCTACAACGTGGCCGTGGGCGAACGCACCACCTTGAACCAGCTCTACGACACAAGGAAAACCCTGCTGGTCCCGGGCCACCCGCACCTGGCTGCGGCCAAACCCGAATACCGCGATTTCCGCCCCGGAGACGTCCGCCATTCTCTGGCTGACATCACCAAAGCCGGAACCCTGATGGGTTACGCCCCCACACACCGGATCGGGCAGGGCCTAACCGAAGCCATGACCTGGTATGAAGAAAAAAGTTAG
- a CDS encoding nucleotide sugar dehydrogenase has product MEKIAIIGLGYVGLPLARLFATRYPVVGYDINQTRVTELMSGHDATLEVEDEILQQVLVHQAPGPQAPPSPGLFCTTGLDDIRHCTVYIITVPTPIDKNNRPDLTPLIRASETVGNVISKGDIIIYESTVYPGATEEDCIPVVEKTSGLTFNTDFFAGYSPERINPGDKEHTVEHIKKVTSGSTPEAGQKVDALYRSVITAGTHLAPTIKVAEAAKVIENSQRDINIAFVNELAKIFNRMDIDTHAVLQAAGTKWNFLPFKPGLVGGHCIGVDPYYLAQKAQEVGYHPEIILAGRRMNDSMGAYVASEVVKLMIKKGIPVKGATALMLGITFKENCPDIRNTRAIDIVHELADFGMTVDVYDPWASPSEVMHEYGIQNMIQSPENSGYSAIILAVAHRQFLEIDLNAHKQTGTLIYDVKGILDKSLTDGRL; this is encoded by the coding sequence ATGGAAAAAATAGCGATTATCGGCCTCGGCTATGTCGGCCTCCCCCTGGCCCGGCTCTTTGCCACCCGCTACCCCGTGGTGGGATACGACATCAACCAGACCCGCGTCACCGAACTGATGTCCGGCCACGACGCCACCCTGGAAGTGGAAGATGAGATCCTGCAGCAGGTCCTGGTCCACCAGGCCCCAGGCCCCCAGGCCCCGCCCAGCCCCGGCCTGTTCTGCACCACCGGCCTGGATGACATCAGACACTGCACCGTTTACATCATCACCGTCCCCACCCCCATCGACAAAAACAACCGCCCGGACCTGACGCCCCTGATCCGGGCCTCTGAGACCGTGGGCAACGTCATCTCCAAAGGGGACATCATCATTTATGAAAGCACGGTTTACCCCGGTGCCACCGAAGAAGACTGCATCCCGGTGGTGGAAAAAACCTCCGGCCTGACCTTTAACACCGACTTTTTTGCCGGCTACTCGCCTGAACGCATCAACCCGGGCGACAAAGAACACACGGTGGAGCACATCAAAAAGGTCACCTCCGGTTCCACCCCGGAAGCGGGCCAAAAAGTCGATGCCCTGTACCGCTCGGTCATCACGGCCGGCACCCACCTGGCCCCCACCATCAAGGTGGCGGAAGCCGCCAAGGTCATTGAAAACTCCCAGCGGGACATCAACATCGCCTTTGTCAACGAGCTGGCCAAAATTTTCAACCGCATGGACATCGACACCCATGCCGTGCTCCAGGCCGCCGGCACCAAATGGAACTTCCTGCCGTTCAAGCCGGGCCTTGTGGGCGGCCACTGCATCGGCGTGGACCCCTATTACCTGGCCCAGAAAGCCCAGGAAGTCGGCTACCACCCCGAAATCATCCTGGCCGGCCGCCGCATGAACGACAGCATGGGCGCCTACGTGGCCTCGGAAGTGGTCAAGCTCATGATCAAAAAAGGCATCCCGGTCAAGGGCGCCACCGCCCTGATGCTGGGCATCACGTTCAAGGAAAACTGCCCGGACATCCGCAACACCCGGGCCATTGACATCGTTCACGAACTGGCTGACTTCGGCATGACCGTGGACGTGTACGACCCCTGGGCTTCCCCGTCCGAAGTCATGCACGAATACGGCATCCAGAACATGATCCAGAGCCCGGAAAACAGCGGCTACAGCGCCATCATCCTGGCCGTGGCCCACAGACAGTTCCTGGAAATCGACCTGAACGCGCACAAACAAACCGGCACCCTCATCTACGATGTCAAAGGCATTCTGGACAAATCCCTCACTGATGGACGCTTATAA
- the rfbA gene encoding glucose-1-phosphate thymidylyltransferase RfbA: MKAIILAGGSGTRLYPLTIAGSKQLLPVYDKPMIYYPLSVLMLAGIRDILLISDPEDLPRFQKLLKDGSQWGISISYAEQPKPEGLAQSFILGESFIGSDSVCLILGDNLFYGQGFQPMLQKCTQLTKGGIVFGYWVNDPSRYGVVDFDETGRVLSIVEKPAHPKSNFAVPGLYFYDNDVVEIAHSVKPSLRGEFEITDINNVYLARGTLKVQLLGRGFAWLDTGTHQSLLEAGTFIETIEKRQGLKVGCVEEVALRKGYITIEQLEKLAAPLLKNGYGKYLMQLGKSSSVDRILNPL, from the coding sequence ATGAAAGCAATCATCCTCGCCGGCGGCTCCGGCACCCGTCTCTACCCCCTCACCATCGCAGGTTCCAAACAGCTCCTGCCGGTGTATGACAAGCCCATGATCTACTACCCCCTGTCGGTCCTGATGCTGGCCGGAATCCGGGATATTCTGCTGATCTCTGATCCTGAGGACCTGCCCCGGTTTCAGAAACTGCTCAAGGACGGCTCCCAGTGGGGGATTTCCATCTCCTATGCGGAACAGCCCAAACCCGAAGGACTAGCCCAGTCGTTCATTCTGGGAGAATCGTTTATCGGATCTGATTCCGTGTGCCTGATTCTCGGGGACAACCTGTTTTACGGCCAGGGGTTCCAGCCCATGCTTCAAAAATGCACCCAGCTCACCAAGGGCGGGATTGTGTTCGGCTACTGGGTCAATGACCCGTCGCGGTATGGGGTGGTGGATTTTGATGAAACCGGCCGGGTGCTGAGCATCGTGGAAAAGCCTGCCCATCCCAAATCCAATTTTGCCGTGCCCGGGCTTTATTTTTATGACAATGACGTGGTGGAGATTGCCCATTCAGTGAAGCCGTCCCTCAGAGGGGAGTTTGAAATCACGGATATCAACAATGTGTATCTGGCCCGGGGCACGCTCAAAGTGCAGTTGCTGGGCCGCGGGTTTGCCTGGCTGGACACCGGCACCCATCAATCCCTCCTGGAAGCCGGCACCTTTATCGAAACCATTGAAAAACGCCAGGGGCTCAAGGTGGGGTGTGTGGAGGAAGTGGCCCTGCGCAAGGGCTATATCACCATAGAACAGCTGGAAAAACTGGCAGCCCCGCTTTTGAAAAACGGATATGGGAAATATCTGATGCAGCTGGGGAAGAGTTCATCAGTGGATAGGATTCTTAATCCATTATGA
- the rfbB gene encoding dTDP-glucose 4,6-dehydratase — protein MNLLITGGAGFIGTNFVYYWIEKYPQDHIVVLDALTYAGNRDNLERADNHPGFTFIHGNILDQPLVENLLVSHHIDTIVHFAAESHVDRSIQGPDAFIETNIVGTHTLLKAARNIWLDKDPRPGHRFHHISTDEVYGTLKSDDPPFSETTPYAPNSPYAASKAASDHLVRAYHKTYGLNTTISNCSNNYGPFQFTEKLIPLMITNILAGKPIPVYGDGRQIRDWLYVDDHNRGIDLILKKGTPGQVYNIGGSNEQINLDIVHQVCDRVLHTFEQNKTLARTYPDCPCSKGIHPNTLITHVTDRPGHDRRYAIDAAKIQTELGFTPKETFESGFQKTLNWYLTQPPKT, from the coding sequence ATGAACTTACTTATCACAGGTGGCGCCGGCTTTATCGGTACAAATTTTGTTTACTACTGGATTGAAAAATATCCACAGGATCACATTGTTGTCCTTGATGCACTGACCTATGCCGGCAACCGGGACAACCTGGAACGGGCAGACAACCATCCCGGATTCACGTTCATCCACGGCAACATTCTGGATCAGCCCCTGGTGGAAAATCTCCTGGTGTCCCACCACATCGACACCATTGTCCACTTTGCGGCGGAATCCCACGTGGACCGCTCCATCCAGGGTCCGGACGCCTTCATCGAAACCAACATCGTGGGCACCCACACCCTGCTCAAGGCGGCCCGCAACATCTGGCTGGACAAAGACCCCCGGCCCGGCCACCGGTTCCACCACATCTCCACAGACGAGGTTTACGGCACCCTGAAGTCCGATGACCCGCCGTTTTCGGAAACCACGCCCTATGCCCCCAACTCCCCCTATGCCGCCAGCAAAGCCGCCTCCGACCACCTGGTCCGGGCGTACCACAAAACCTACGGCCTGAACACCACCATCAGCAACTGCTCCAACAACTACGGCCCGTTCCAGTTTACCGAAAAACTGATCCCGCTCATGATCACCAACATCCTGGCCGGCAAACCCATCCCCGTGTATGGCGACGGCCGGCAGATCCGGGACTGGCTGTACGTGGACGACCACAACCGCGGCATTGACCTGATCCTGAAAAAAGGCACTCCCGGCCAAGTGTACAACATCGGCGGCAGCAACGAACAGATCAATCTGGACATCGTTCACCAGGTGTGTGACCGGGTCCTTCACACATTTGAGCAAAACAAGACCCTGGCCCGGACATATCCGGACTGCCCATGTTCCAAAGGCATCCACCCCAACACCCTGATCACCCATGTCACGGACCGCCCCGGCCATGACCGCCGCTACGCCATCGATGCCGCCAAAATACAAACGGAACTCGGCTTCACCCCCAAAGAAACCTTTGAATCCGGCTTCCAAAAAACCCTCAACTGGTACTTAACCCAACCCCCCAAAACCTAA
- a CDS encoding type II toxin-antitoxin system PemK/MazF family toxin — MTSGMTCNPGDIVGLPFPFSDLASRKKRPVLVLTQADYRGDFMGLAITSVLTEDNAVSIESLDMRDGFLPKKSWVRYDKIFTLSTSTVVRRYGAVKEDVFSEIINNLCQYVGCNDFKI; from the coding sequence ATGACGTCTGGAATGACTTGTAATCCCGGAGATATTGTCGGTCTGCCATTTCCATTTTCCGATTTGGCAAGCCGAAAAAAACGTCCTGTCCTTGTCCTGACTCAGGCAGATTATCGAGGGGATTTTATGGGTTTGGCCATTACCTCTGTTTTGACAGAGGATAATGCGGTAAGCATTGAATCCCTTGACATGAGAGATGGATTTCTGCCCAAGAAAAGCTGGGTCCGGTATGATAAAATTTTTACCTTAAGCACATCGACTGTGGTAAGGCGCTATGGGGCAGTCAAAGAGGATGTGTTTTCAGAGATAATCAACAACCTTTGTCAATATGTCGGCTGCAACGACTTCAAAATTTAA
- a CDS encoding phospholipase effector Tle1 domain-containing protein — MLWTLHRPQSSQIDVEQRWFTGAHANVGGGYGDDPLADLPLAWIQKKALAAGLDLTPCIPPADQALTTAPRDSFAEFLGGTYQWFARRFKPNNGRHIRKYDTDPDGNPAINVTVDPSVWERWHRDPAYRPLTLVNKGLSPSTPKPKTQTP; from the coding sequence GTGCTGTGGACCCTCCACAGGCCGCAATCATCCCAGATCGATGTGGAACAGCGCTGGTTCACAGGTGCCCACGCCAATGTGGGCGGCGGATACGGGGACGACCCCCTGGCAGACCTGCCCCTGGCCTGGATCCAGAAAAAAGCCCTGGCCGCCGGCCTGGACCTGACTCCCTGCATCCCGCCGGCGGACCAGGCCCTGACCACAGCCCCCAGAGACTCGTTTGCCGAATTTTTAGGCGGAACCTACCAATGGTTCGCCAGACGGTTCAAACCCAACAACGGCCGCCATATCCGTAAATACGACACGGACCCGGACGGCAACCCGGCCATCAACGTCACAGTGGACCCTTCCGTGTGGGAGCGGTGGCACCGGGACCCGGCTTACCGGCCCCTGACACTGGTAAACAAAGGACTGAGCCCTTCAACCCCAAAACCTAAAACCCAAACCCCATGA
- a CDS encoding EamA family transporter → MKWRIPMHGALPDSFWPKLFHLFSLFFDPFILSSFVAAFMAALCYMAALSKLPLSHAYPFMGITFGIVLLGSALLFNEPLNGYKVAGVLLIIAGIAVGSQGA, encoded by the coding sequence TTGAAATGGCGCATCCCCATGCATGGAGCCCTTCCGGATTCTTTCTGGCCGAAACTGTTCCACCTTTTTTCGCTCTTTTTCGATCCATTCATACTCTCCAGTTTTGTAGCAGCGTTTATGGCAGCCCTGTGCTATATGGCTGCATTATCAAAATTGCCTTTGAGCCATGCCTATCCCTTTATGGGCATCACTTTTGGAATCGTTCTTCTGGGCAGCGCTCTGCTTTTCAATGAACCATTGAACGGGTATAAGGTTGCAGGTGTGTTGTTGATTATTGCCGGAATTGCAGTTGGAAGTCAGGGCGCCTGA